The Nakamurella alba genome has a window encoding:
- a CDS encoding hydantoinase/oxoprolinase family protein, whose product MSRITRVAIDVGGTFTDVVELQPDTGTLRFDKVPTTPSEPTKGVLDAFGVTEAGIGEIVMFTHGTTLGLNALLTRTGARIAVIGTKGFRDVYLLGRTDRRTNYDITFTPPTPLLERYDTFEVAERSLFDGSVHQDIDLEDAARVARIVAERGYDAVAVCFLHSYANPAHEVAMREVLAAHAPDVVVTLSHELSREYREFERTSTAVLDAYVKPIVRRYLAELETRLTDEGFEGRFLMTRSGGGAMTASTAREQPVSLILSGPAGGVIGAGALAGLIGQPNLITIDMGGTSLDASLVLDGEPVLYQGAEFEGMPINTPSLYIHTIGAGGGSLVHLDKAGALQVGPASAGAMPGPASYGRGGTQATFTDAALAVGYLGTETPLGGKLVLDREKAVAALEITAGELGMTWSELARGVLQISTTKIMGAVRAITVEVGRNPQDFALLSFGGGGGLVAVDVAEALGIPTVVVPPGQGAFSAFGMLMADVQHDYARTAVMLLSDTDPVAMQQTFAGMESEALAQLESEGFGPDRQEMVRLVDVRYSGQEHSVTIGFPSTGGDIAQVEKEFAELHERQYGHVMTDPVEVTTLRLRARGIVDRPELPLLAARESGEPVAEGSRAVYVSAAQPSVDYALYTRENLLAGDEIHGPAVIPEHTATTVMHAGDHLLVGPHGELVITVGDRPGL is encoded by the coding sequence ATGAGCAGGATCACCCGGGTCGCGATCGACGTCGGCGGCACCTTCACCGATGTCGTCGAACTGCAGCCGGACACCGGCACCCTGCGGTTCGACAAGGTGCCCACCACGCCGTCCGAACCCACCAAGGGCGTGCTGGACGCGTTCGGCGTCACCGAGGCCGGCATCGGCGAGATCGTGATGTTCACCCACGGAACGACTCTCGGTCTCAATGCGCTGCTGACCCGGACCGGCGCGAGGATCGCCGTCATCGGTACCAAGGGTTTCCGTGACGTCTACCTGCTGGGCCGGACCGACCGCCGGACCAACTACGACATCACCTTCACGCCGCCGACGCCGCTGCTCGAGCGGTACGACACCTTCGAGGTGGCCGAGCGCAGCCTGTTCGACGGGAGTGTGCACCAGGACATCGATCTCGAGGACGCCGCCCGGGTGGCCCGGATCGTCGCCGAGCGCGGCTACGACGCGGTCGCGGTCTGCTTCCTGCACTCCTACGCCAACCCGGCGCACGAGGTGGCCATGCGCGAGGTGCTCGCCGCGCACGCGCCGGACGTCGTCGTGACGCTCTCGCACGAGCTGTCCCGGGAGTACCGGGAGTTCGAGCGGACCAGCACCGCCGTGCTGGACGCCTACGTCAAGCCGATCGTCCGCCGCTACCTGGCGGAGCTCGAGACTCGGCTCACCGACGAGGGTTTCGAGGGTCGTTTCCTGATGACGCGGTCAGGAGGCGGCGCGATGACGGCGAGCACGGCGCGGGAGCAGCCGGTGAGCCTGATCCTGTCCGGACCGGCGGGCGGCGTCATCGGCGCCGGTGCACTGGCCGGCCTGATCGGCCAGCCGAACCTGATCACCATCGACATGGGCGGTACCAGTCTGGACGCCTCGCTGGTGCTGGACGGCGAGCCGGTGCTCTACCAGGGCGCCGAGTTCGAGGGCATGCCGATCAACACCCCGTCGCTCTACATCCACACCATCGGCGCCGGCGGCGGATCCCTGGTGCACCTGGACAAGGCGGGTGCCCTGCAGGTCGGTCCCGCGAGCGCCGGGGCGATGCCCGGCCCGGCCTCCTACGGCCGCGGCGGGACCCAGGCCACCTTCACCGACGCCGCGCTGGCCGTCGGCTACCTGGGCACCGAGACGCCGCTGGGCGGCAAGCTGGTGCTGGACCGCGAGAAGGCCGTCGCCGCACTGGAGATCACCGCGGGCGAGCTGGGGATGACCTGGTCGGAGCTGGCCCGCGGCGTGCTGCAGATCTCCACCACGAAGATCATGGGCGCGGTCCGGGCGATCACCGTCGAGGTGGGCCGGAACCCGCAGGACTTCGCGCTGCTGTCCTTCGGCGGGGGTGGCGGCCTGGTGGCCGTCGACGTGGCCGAGGCCCTGGGCATCCCGACGGTGGTCGTCCCACCGGGCCAGGGGGCGTTCAGCGCCTTCGGCATGCTGATGGCCGACGTACAGCACGACTACGCCCGCACCGCGGTGATGCTGCTGTCCGACACCGACCCGGTCGCCATGCAGCAGACCTTCGCCGGGATGGAGTCAGAAGCGCTGGCGCAGCTGGAGTCCGAGGGCTTCGGCCCGGACCGGCAGGAGATGGTCCGGCTGGTCGACGTCCGGTACTCGGGCCAGGAGCACTCGGTGACCATCGGGTTCCCGTCCACCGGCGGCGACATCGCCCAGGTGGAGAAGGAGTTCGCGGAGCTGCACGAGCGGCAGTACGGCCACGTGATGACCGATCCGGTCGAGGTCACCACCCTGCGGCTGCGTGCCCGGGGCATCGTGGACCGGCCCGAGCTGCCGCTGCTGGCCGCCCGGGAGTCCGGTGAGCCGGTCGCCGAGGGCAGCCGCGCCGTGTACGTCTCCGCCGCGCAGCCCTCGGTCGACTACGCCCTGTACACCCGGGAGAACCTGTTGGCCGGCGACGAGATCCACGGTCCCGCAGTCATTCCGGAGCACACGGCGACCACCGTCATGCATGCCGGCGACCACCTGCTGGTCGGCCCGCACGGCGAGCTGGTCATCACCGTCGGCGACCGCCCCGGCCTCTGA
- a CDS encoding antibiotic biosynthesis monooxygenase family protein has protein sequence MIRSVLTLCGRDGRVEPIEDYYRDHHILDRARAFPGCRNATLLRAVDGGRATHLVMADWDDTEAYGRWVSDPFRQQTSVGLKELLDLEPGAQFVGGLYEILTPDSDPAPSGP, from the coding sequence ATGATCCGCAGCGTCCTGACCCTGTGCGGCAGGGACGGACGAGTCGAACCGATCGAGGACTACTACCGCGACCACCACATCCTCGACCGTGCACGAGCATTCCCCGGCTGCCGGAACGCCACTCTGCTGCGGGCCGTGGACGGAGGTCGCGCGACCCACCTGGTCATGGCCGACTGGGACGACACCGAGGCCTACGGGCGCTGGGTGTCCGATCCTTTCCGGCAGCAGACCTCGGTCGGCCTGAAGGAACTGCTCGACCTGGAACCGGGCGCGCAGTTCGTCGGCGGCCTCTACGAGATCCTCACGCCGGACAGCGATCCCGCACCGTCCGGTCCCTGA
- a CDS encoding sugar ABC transporter substrate-binding protein has translation MKSTTRRLTATMAAAALTLSIAACSRPSSSGGSETTTAAATTTAAGSSGGSATSASGSDTGPATASSGGDTGEELSVGFFGFAKANSFAQATWAGVQEAAAANNATATFLDSNFDGPTQVNQLQDAVTSKLYDVVVIQANDGTAIVPAVKQALAAGITVVVEFTPIGGRYDTIEPQVDGVISIVDAPTINGEGLAEMALGACEQLAVQPCNVAYLQGFDNYPLDAARTKAAEDAIKAGGAELVASVIGGYTADSGRTAFQNVLQAHPDVNVVVGSSQAITGAAALAPDRDDLLFVGNGGSTQAFEGVMSGKWYGTYNIPEKTEGYRATEMGLAAHRGETVPTATDARSLTTYEALGTKENLTGQTADYSD, from the coding sequence ATGAAGAGCACCACCCGTCGGTTGACCGCCACCATGGCGGCCGCCGCGCTCACCCTGTCGATCGCCGCGTGCAGCCGGCCGTCGTCCTCCGGCGGCTCGGAGACGACGACCGCGGCGGCCACCACCACCGCCGCCGGATCCAGCGGCGGCTCGGCCACCAGCGCCTCCGGGTCCGACACCGGCCCGGCCACCGCCTCCAGCGGCGGTGACACCGGCGAGGAGCTGTCGGTCGGCTTCTTCGGCTTCGCCAAGGCGAACTCCTTCGCCCAGGCGACCTGGGCCGGCGTGCAGGAGGCGGCTGCGGCGAACAACGCCACCGCCACCTTCCTCGACTCCAATTTCGACGGCCCGACCCAGGTCAACCAGCTCCAGGACGCGGTGACGTCCAAGCTGTACGACGTCGTGGTCATCCAGGCCAACGACGGCACCGCGATCGTCCCGGCGGTCAAGCAGGCGCTGGCCGCCGGCATCACCGTGGTCGTCGAGTTCACCCCGATCGGCGGCCGGTACGACACCATCGAGCCGCAGGTGGACGGCGTCATCAGCATCGTCGACGCCCCGACCATCAACGGCGAGGGCCTGGCCGAGATGGCGCTCGGCGCCTGCGAGCAGCTGGCCGTCCAGCCGTGCAACGTCGCCTACCTGCAGGGCTTCGACAACTACCCGCTGGACGCCGCCCGCACGAAGGCCGCCGAGGACGCCATCAAGGCCGGCGGCGCCGAACTCGTCGCGTCGGTCATCGGTGGCTACACCGCCGACTCCGGCCGCACCGCCTTCCAGAACGTGCTGCAGGCCCACCCCGACGTCAACGTCGTGGTCGGTTCGTCCCAGGCCATCACCGGGGCGGCCGCGCTGGCCCCGGACCGTGACGACCTGCTGTTCGTCGGCAACGGCGGATCCACCCAGGCCTTCGAGGGCGTGATGTCCGGGAAGTGGTACGGCACCTACAACATCCCGGAGAAGACCGAGGGCTACCGCGCCACCGAGATGGGCCTGGCCGCGCACCGTGGCGAGACCGTCCCGACGGCGACCGACGCCCGTAGCCTCACCACCTACGAGGCGCTGGGCACCAAGGAGAACCTGACCGGCCAGACGGCGGACTACTCCGACTGA
- a CDS encoding sugar ABC transporter ATP-binding protein, whose amino-acid sequence MSTARATSPSGPERRHAPSISVRDIGKTYSGVTVLQGIDLDIPGGEIHSLVGENGAGKSTLLKILGGVIRADAGTIAFDGTVTAIGTPRDSIRHGVSLISQEGALVPARTVLENVFLGRWAQRAGWARTRDDRRRFAELLDYTGFSIDPGARVDQISIGAQQQVEILRSLARGASVIAMDEPTAVLTEHEKKNLLDLIRRLAAAGTTVLLVSHFLDEVLSVSDRITVLRDGRHVITEQASALDPASLVAHMVGRQIDVLYPTPAPVRDDAAVRLSARGLGRGPVQNVDLEVRAGEILGIAGLVGSGRSETLRLLFGADKASTGTVTLDGVTLTGLSPRKAMAAGIALVPESRKEEGLVLGRSVRENVALASLGTRRTGPFVDRGTERTAVQTISGTVDIRAAAPDAPIRTLSGGNQQKALFAKWLLRRPQVLLVDEPTRGVDVAAKTQIHRLIVDLAAEGMAVVVVSSEIEELLELSHRALVLRHGRIVGEFPRGTPRERVIAAAFGDHPEDAGPTSSTTPGPFAKTPEGEHA is encoded by the coding sequence GTGAGCACTGCCAGAGCGACGTCGCCGTCCGGACCCGAGAGGCGGCACGCGCCGTCGATCTCGGTCCGGGACATCGGCAAGACCTACAGCGGTGTCACCGTCCTGCAGGGCATCGACCTGGACATCCCGGGCGGTGAGATCCACAGCCTGGTCGGCGAGAACGGCGCTGGGAAGAGCACCCTGCTCAAGATCCTCGGCGGCGTCATCCGGGCCGATGCGGGCACCATCGCGTTCGACGGCACCGTCACCGCGATCGGCACCCCGCGCGACTCGATCCGGCACGGCGTCAGCCTGATCTCCCAGGAGGGCGCACTGGTCCCGGCGCGCACCGTGCTGGAGAACGTCTTCCTGGGCCGCTGGGCGCAGCGCGCCGGCTGGGCCCGGACCCGGGACGACCGCCGCCGCTTCGCCGAACTCCTGGACTACACCGGCTTCTCGATCGACCCCGGCGCCCGCGTCGACCAGATCTCGATCGGCGCCCAGCAGCAGGTCGAGATCCTCCGCTCGCTGGCCCGCGGCGCGTCGGTGATCGCGATGGACGAGCCGACCGCCGTGCTCACCGAGCACGAGAAGAAGAACCTGCTCGACCTCATCCGCCGGCTCGCCGCCGCCGGCACCACCGTGCTGCTCGTCTCCCACTTCCTGGACGAGGTGCTGTCCGTCTCCGACCGGATCACCGTGCTGCGCGACGGCCGGCACGTGATCACCGAGCAGGCCTCCGCGCTGGACCCCGCCTCCCTGGTCGCGCACATGGTCGGCCGGCAGATCGACGTCCTCTACCCCACGCCCGCACCCGTCCGCGACGACGCGGCGGTCCGCCTGTCCGCCCGCGGGCTCGGTCGCGGCCCGGTGCAGAACGTCGACCTGGAGGTCCGCGCCGGCGAGATCCTCGGCATCGCCGGCCTTGTCGGCAGTGGTCGGAGCGAGACGCTGCGGCTGCTGTTCGGCGCGGACAAGGCGAGCACCGGCACCGTCACCCTGGACGGGGTCACCCTGACCGGACTGAGCCCGCGCAAGGCGATGGCCGCCGGGATCGCACTGGTCCCGGAGTCCCGCAAGGAGGAAGGGCTGGTGCTGGGCCGGTCGGTCCGGGAGAACGTCGCGCTGGCCTCGCTGGGCACCCGGCGCACCGGCCCGTTCGTCGACCGGGGCACCGAACGCACTGCGGTGCAGACGATCTCCGGCACGGTGGACATCCGTGCCGCTGCCCCGGACGCCCCGATCCGCACGTTGTCCGGTGGCAACCAGCAGAAGGCACTGTTCGCCAAGTGGCTGCTGCGCCGCCCGCAGGTGCTGCTGGTCGACGAGCCCACCCGTGGCGTCGACGTCGCGGCGAAGACCCAGATCCACCGACTCATCGTCGATCTCGCCGCCGAGGGGATGGCCGTGGTGGTCGTCTCCTCCGAGATCGAGGAGCTGCTGGAACTCTCGCACCGCGCCCTGGTGCTGCGGCACGGCCGCATCGTCGGCGAGTTCCCCCGCGGGACCCCCCGGGAGCGGGTGATCGCCGCCGCCTTCGGCGACCACCCCGAGGACGCCGGCCCCACCTCGTCCACCACGCCCGGCCCGTTCGCGAAGACCCCTGAAGGAGAGCACGCATGA
- a CDS encoding ABC transporter permease: MNAPLATDGAAVVTGAVPARRAVRIRDYGIVIALLAIVVALSVSTDTFLTTSNLVNLLDQCSVVGLLAVGATVCIISGVFDLTASASLAVSAIVGVQIVQLTNVPVGFAAAVVTGALLGLITGTIVVKSGVNSFIATLATSIIYRGLAVVVTAGAIAYPLTEQAEDFGMLTWPSLFGMTSATLVFLVVVAIIWTMISATTFGRRIYAVGGNAEAARLSGIRVGQVQIAAYVVSGICSALAGLILASRAGSAQSSMATGLELSAIAAAVIGGTSILGGEGAVWRGVVGALLLTLIGNGFNLLGWDTTYQQVVQGCLILLAVTVDQYLRRRNR, encoded by the coding sequence ATGAACGCCCCCCTGGCGACCGACGGCGCCGCCGTCGTCACCGGTGCCGTCCCGGCCCGGCGCGCCGTCCGGATCCGCGACTACGGCATCGTCATCGCCCTGCTCGCGATCGTGGTCGCGCTGTCGGTCTCCACCGACACCTTCCTCACCACCTCGAACCTGGTGAACCTGCTGGACCAGTGCTCGGTGGTCGGACTGCTCGCCGTCGGCGCGACGGTCTGCATCATCAGTGGCGTCTTCGACCTGACCGCCAGCGCGAGCCTGGCCGTCAGCGCGATCGTCGGTGTGCAGATCGTGCAGTTGACCAACGTGCCGGTCGGGTTCGCGGCCGCCGTGGTCACCGGCGCACTGCTCGGCCTGATCACCGGCACCATCGTGGTCAAGAGCGGCGTGAACTCCTTCATCGCCACACTGGCCACCAGCATCATCTACCGCGGCCTGGCCGTGGTCGTCACCGCCGGCGCCATCGCCTACCCGCTGACCGAGCAGGCCGAGGACTTCGGGATGCTCACCTGGCCGTCGCTGTTCGGGATGACCTCGGCGACCCTGGTGTTCCTGGTCGTCGTCGCGATCATCTGGACGATGATCTCGGCGACCACCTTCGGCCGCCGGATCTACGCCGTCGGCGGCAACGCGGAGGCAGCCCGGCTGTCCGGGATCCGGGTGGGCCAGGTGCAGATCGCGGCCTATGTGGTCAGCGGCATCTGCTCGGCACTGGCCGGTCTGATCCTGGCCTCCCGCGCCGGATCGGCGCAGTCCAGCATGGCCACCGGCCTGGAACTGTCCGCCATCGCGGCGGCCGTCATCGGCGGCACGAGCATCCTGGGCGGCGAAGGTGCGGTCTGGCGAGGTGTGGTCGGCGCCCTGCTGCTCACGCTGATCGGCAACGGCTTCAACCTGCTCGGCTGGGACACCACCTACCAGCAGGTGGTGCAGGGCTGCCTGATCCTGCTGGCCGTCACCGTGGACCAGTACCTGCGCCGCCGCAACCGGTAG